Below is a window of Manis javanica isolate MJ-LG chromosome 2, MJ_LKY, whole genome shotgun sequence DNA.
GTTTCCAGCCTTCATctaaattttggttttgattttatttgtcCTCTAAAACCTAAATTTCTAAGTggcctaaaattaaaaaatttctaagtATCCTCACCATCTGTAGTCTGTAACTACCCAGGAGACTTTTACTGCTCAAATTCCAAgttcttttctgcttaaaatgtgtatcaaaaacataaaaagtgtTCATGACTTAGTTAATATATATGCAATTAAAAACAACATATGAAGATCAAAATGCTTTATTTTAGCACACtataaaatgttaacagttatTATCTATTATGTTTGATTGGATGGACTTCCCACCTCTAAGCTAACCCATTACACCTATACTTCTATTCATAATTCAAGTTACTACTTTAAAGTAACAGAACCTGATATTTGCCAGAAATGGGGTAGTaagaaagaaaccagaaaaatgatGAAACTAGAGATAAAAGGTCAAGAGCTGATATTTCAGAAGCACTCTAGGCATATCTAAAGTGTATCTCATCTCAGTCAGGATGGAGGCACCCTTGTGGATGTTCTAATAAAAGAAATCTCTCTCTCAGTGACACTTATGGATGATGAGACAAGAATCTATACCAACATGTGGTGGGGGTTATAACCACACATCAGATTCCAAATAATGTACTACAAAACAAAGATACGGTTTCTTCCCACACCcaggtaatttttaaagtaaattagaaGCCCACTCATGCTGGAGACAAGAGTTTATTCACAATTATCCTAAGGAACAGGATAATTATCCTAAGGAACAGGATAATTATCCTAGGTGAGACATTTTACACACACTCCCCCATTATATCGACAGCAATTTTGCTGCATAATGCAACCCAAGAACAGTGATGTGAAAAGTTAAGAACATTAAACTTCAGAATTCAAAAACGTCCTTCAGCATGATCTCTAAAATTTACATCTAACAAAAGATACTAGTAGGAAATGAAGGTTCCATAATTTGAAAGGCACAttttaacagaactaaaagggatATATATATTAGGAGGGCCATTATCAAACAGGATAAacagaatgttttatttaaagagttAAACTGTAAGAGAAGGTTAAATGAAAACGTGGAGAAAACGAGGTATAGGAATGATAAATTATTCCGATTTAGAATGGAATGTGTGCAAAAATCAGCTGGATCATACGTAACATTGGAACTCAGTTTTTTAACAACTGTTTGAATAGTGTTTCTTGCTAAAACGTCTTTGTGAATAGCATAGAGAAGTAGACTGAGTCCGCagaccaataaaacaaaaacctccCATCACTTTCACAGTGACTACTACCCAAACACCTAGCATTCCCAAATTATCAATACTTCTCTAAACATTACCTTTACCAATGACTTAAGGTTCATCTATGGTATTCCTTCCAAAAAATCCAAAACCTCCATCTAATCACGAGAAAAGTATCAGACAAACCCCAAATGGGGGACATTCTACTAGGTAACTGGCCAATACTTCTCTAGACTGTCAAGGACATGAAAAACAAGACTAAGAAATTGTCACAGCTCAGGGACGACTGGGGAAAACACGACAACTAAAAGCAATGTGGTACCTTGGATTGGATCCTGAAACAAAAAGGTattaaaaactggtgaaatccaaagAAAGTCTGGAGTTTAGCTAATAACAATGTATCAAGATCGTTTCTTAGTTTTACTAATGTATCACAGTATTACAGGATGTTAATAAACTGGGTAAGAAGTAAGCAGTAACTCTGTACTACCTTTGCACTTTCCTGTaaatataaattccaaaataattatttttttaaaaaatcaggcaaaATATTCATATAATGAACTATTACTGAGTAATAAAAAGGATAAATCTGATAAATGCACCATGTATGAATATCAAAAACATTGAGTTAAAGAAGCCTTTTACACAAAACAATGCATATGATGTAATTCCATTTACACAGAAGTTCTAGAATAGAAAAACTAATtatggtttaaaaagaaaaattagaatcgTGGTTCCCTTTGCGGGGAGTGGGGAATGGCATTTGAAGAGACAAAGAACTTTCTGGGGTGAGGGCAATGTTCTACATCTTGATAAATTTGAATTACACAGCTATATTTTTGCCAAAACTCATCAAATGGCttacttaagatttgtgcattttagtaTTATGTGACTtttacccattaaaaaaaataacaacagtatAAGACTCCACCTAATATGTGCATAGGTACTGAAGCTGGAGGAGTCAAGTTCCAGTGTCTCCATCTTGCAAAAAGGGGAAGATTTGATGAACTGAATGCGGGATGGTAAATAAACAAAACGTTAATTCTTAATTCTATTTAAGTGAGGGTATAAATCTTTCACCCCTGTTTCAAATTTTTAAGCTAACCCCGGGTGGCACAAAGGTACCAATTACTTATTACGACACCTGCCGCATCACCATAATTATTAGGAGTCTATCTTTGCAACTAAACAAACTCCTCACGGTTTGTCTTCACGATCTGCACCTGAACTTTTACGTTTGTAAAAGAAATTTCAGGATTTTAGGGCCTTGCCCAACATTCATTAGCCATATTTCTGCCAGGCTCATCCGCGTCCACCCTTTCTGATCACACAGCAATCCTCACACTTCCTTGAGGGCTCAACGGTAGAGGCAAAACCAGGCACAGAACACTTTAACCTGTACAAAATTCGAGCACAAAATCCAGGGAAATCTTATTAAACTTCATGGCTGTAAACTGTGTCCCCGACCGTTTCAGGTTTCCGAACCAGCAGTTTAGCCTAAGAACATACGCTCAGAATTTCCTGGGCAAGGGTTAAACTGTCCAGGAATCGTGGCGCGAAGAGGAAAACGAAGCCATAGTGACTAATCCTCAGGCTCCAGGAGGTGACTGAAGTGAGTGAAGGCGACTTGGTCCAATTGGAGCACCGCAGAAGGCGGAGCGGCAGCCCCGAGGCTTCCAGAAGGGGCAAAGGCCTCTCACTCGCTACCTGACACCGGGGCTTCCCCGCCGCCGGGCCCCGAGTGGCGTCAATTTTCCTCCACAGGAGGGCCgcactccccacacccccaaGAACCGTCCTCCTCCGGCAGCTGTCACAGGAGGCCGACACAGGGCCCGCCCCTGTTCGGCTCCATTCATAATCTAAAGCCCCAGCCGTCGCGGCCGCTCGTGCCGCCCGCCGGGCTCCTGGAGGCGAAGGCACGGTGCCCCTCCAGGCCGCGGCTGCGAGACCCAAGCCCCTCAGGACCGGGGCCCGGCCCCCTCCCCGGAAACAGCAATGCACCACgggagaggggtgggggccgCACACTGCCGGGAGGCGACGCCGACCCCCAGCGGCGAGACCCCCGCGCTCGCCCCCACACGCACACGCCCCCTCGCCCCAACCGCGGCGGCTCCGCCGCGCCGCCGAGGCACCGGCCGCCGCACATACCCCGCCGTCGCCATGTTCGAGGCGGCCAGCCGCGGGGCGCTGCGGGGACGCCAGCCCGGCGGCGGCGGGGCCCAGCCGGGAGGCACCCGGTCCGCTCCCCGAGGCCAGCCCCGCGCCCCCGTGCCCCTATGGTCAGTACTCACGTGAGATAACGGCCCAAAGAGTCGGGTAAAGCGTCTTCTCTTTTTCGGCGGAATTTTTAAAGAGGGATGTGGTTACCTTGAGCAGAAATACCCAAGGCGGCCTGGGCCATAGGCTGCGGGGACGACGTGGGGGAAAAAGCGCGGCACCGACACCAGCTGTGCAGtggtggcggcggcggcaggaGAGAAATAGAACAGCGCGGGTAAAAGAAAGTCGAGGGCTTGGTGGGGAGAGGATTCGACCTCGTCACACCGCAGAGCAGGGGAGCGAGAGATGAGAAGGGGCAGGACCGGcggaaaaaaaggaaacactgcAACGTAGCAATGAACCGGACCGTGTGGAGAGGAGGCAGCCAGTATTTATAACAAGGGGCGTGGTCTAGTGACGTCACAGCCGGCCGGGTAGCCGCGCGAGCGGGGCGGAGCCGGGCTGCGGCCccggggagaagggagggagcggAAGAGAAAGGGGGTCAGTGTGGAGGTAGCGAAAGCGATGGGGCGGAGTGACCTCCTAAGTGCAGGTGTCGTGTACCCGACCGCTTCCTCCCCTCGGAGGGCCAGTCGCAATGATGTGGGCGGCGAGGGTGAGGGGACGGGTCGGCCGGAGCTGGGCGTAGCCTGCATCTCGGCCCCACGGACGCTCACGCCTGCCGCTAGCCCGTGCGCCCTGGGAGCTGGGCCCGGCTCCTCCGCTTCCCAGGCGCCGAGCGGGGTGCTGGTTCGGGGCGTGGTCTGACGCACTGCCTGGGAAGGGATGTAAGGGAGGCCTGGGGTGCCATCGCTGGAGCTTTCCCCCTGGGAAGCACTCCGCTTTTTAAGGGCTCTACCGGCAACGCCTGGGGACAGCCCTCACAAGGTGAGGCTCCAGCCCCCCATGAGATGCAGCGCTCCTTTATGAAAGCGAGTTCCTTACGGCCAGGACGGGTCGACCCAGTGTTTGCGTGATTACAGAAGCCCGTGACAGCGTGAAAATGCCCTATGCTCCTGTACGTAGCAATATGTTTCCTACAGGAGTGTGGcttttatgtcatttaaaaaaggattggtgcaagagaagacaagtagtgactccatagcatcttactatgctgatggacaatgttATGGAAtaggtggtggggacttaataatagtggggaatgtagtaaccacaattgctcatgtgaaatctgagcataagattgtatatcaatgataccttaatttttaaaaaattataaaaaaaaaaaaaccaggttGGTGCAGTCAGGCCCAGTCCTCAGTAGTGAAGGAACACAGTGCAGGAGGGAGGGTTACTGTTACAAGCGCACATTACTTTAACCCCCCAAGGCTCGGCTTTTGCGGTCGTTTGAATTTTACTGCTCCTTAACAAACATCCCCCTGCTTCTCACCACTGGTGGACTAAGGACAACCTACATAGCTTTTAATTTATTCtcatctttttaagaaaaatgtcctCACACTAGTGATCAGAAACTGAGTGCTCCTGTTGACAgagcagctgcatctggggaggtctctccttgCCCACGAGATGATATCTCAACCTGGACAGGgtagggttcttgactctgataaAGAATTTTAGAATAGGGCCGAGGAATGTAgattaggaaggaaggaattaaagCAAGAATAGAGACGATTGGCAACAGACATGCAGACCGTAGAGAACAAGGGAGAACCAAGGCAGGAAAGGAAAGTTCACTGAATTCCTGCTccgcatagggcagatcccttgccaactgaAGCCAGGCTCACCTGGCATCCCCAAGGATTTGGGGTAGCCTCAgtgcactggatggagtgaaattatgttctgagaactccccaaagcaaagaaaggaaatttttggGTAGGCCACTAAAGAGCGTGATCTTAGAGCTGCAGTCCTGCCCAGGTtacccaggcaacaggaacttgtaagcccaaatcagagatcttttgtagcccttccctacttgccTGAAGTAAGACAAAGTgaatgaagactt
It encodes the following:
- the LOC140845695 gene encoding uncharacterized protein yields the protein MAVKATWSNWSTAEGGAAAPRLPEGAKASHSLPDTGASPPPGPEWRQFSSTGGPHSPHPQEPSSSGSCHRRPTQGPPLFGSIHNLKPQPSRPLVPPAGLLEAKARCPSRPRLRDPSPSGPGPGPLPGNSNAPRERGGGRTLPGGDADPQRRDPRARPHTHTPPRPNRGGSAAPPRHRPPHIPRRRHVRGGQPRGAAGTPARRRRGPAGRHPVRSPRPAPRPRAPMDHCGKEASLEEGM